The nucleotide sequence TCTCCCCGCGTGAAAGGTATAAGCAAATTGGATACTTACCCCAAAATCCGAAATTATATTTTGTTCATGATACGGTGGAAGAAGAGCTCTTACATGTTGGCAGAATAGTTGAAGCGGCCAATATGAAGACAGAAGTTGAAAGGTATGCGAATCTCTTTCAAGTAGAGCATTTATTAAGAAGACATCCGCATGACTGCAGTGGTGGAGAGCAACAGAAGGTTGCCCTTATCTCACTCCTTCTTTCAAATCCAGATGTCATATTAGTAGATGAACCAACAAAGGGTTTGGACCCCTATGCGAAAGAGCAATTTGCTAAGGTGTTAAAGGAATTGAACCACAATGGTATGACAATTGTGATGGTAACGCATGATATAGAATTTGCAGCAGAGCATTCTACGCGGTGTGCATTGTTGTTCAATGGTGAAATAATTTCCGAGGATGTGCCGGAAGAATTCTTTCAACATCATTATTACTATACGACTTCTATTAACCGCATATTTAGAGAAATCATACCAGGGGCTTTAACCTACAAGGATGTGATCGCAAAGTGCTCCGTTACCGTTTAATCCTCTTTATTGCTGTATTCATTTTTATCTTATCTTTAGGATTTATGGCGTTCATTTCTGATGAGCAAACCTTATTGATTAGTTTTGGCCTTGTCTTAACGGCCATGGTTCCCTTCTTTTATCGATTTGAAAGAAAACAGCTAACCGCAAGAGAGCTCGTGCTCATTGCCTTACTAGCCGCAATTGCTGCAGTTAGTCGAGTTCCATTTGCTGCTTTACCAAATGTTCAACCAACCTCATTTGTCATTATGATGACTGGACTCGTATTTGGTGCAGAAACTGGTTTTATCGTTGGTGCAACAGCAGCACTCGTATCCAATGTATTTTTGGGTCAAGGGCCTTGGACGCCATGGCAAATGTTTGGTTGGGGGCTAATGGGTTTAATGACAGGGCTATTAAAACATTCATGGCTGCTAAAAGGACAATATGGAAGAATGGTTTATGGTTTTTGTTGGGGGTTCTTATTTGATTGGATTATGAATATGTGGTTTATTCTTGGGGTAATGAAGGATTTCACATGGGCCGTCGTCTTGAGTGCATTTGTGACGAGCTTTTATTTCGATCTAGCTCATGCCTTGTCGAATGTATTCTTTATCGCCGTCTTTGCCGTCGGTTGGGTGAAGGTTTTGCAACGATTCAAGGTTAAGTATGGGTTGTTAAATTGAGTGAGTGATTTGTGAATATAAGAGACCTCACTTCGCCAAGAGGCTGACCGCAGTTCAAATATGTTAGGGGACAGAACCAAATTCTTGGTAGTGTTTTTAATTATATCGATCTTCATTAAGTAAAGGACGCACTTTTTTATGATGGCGTCCTTTTTATATTAATAGATAATTAGATATATTTACCGAAATTTACTAATAATGTATGATGGGGATAGGATTAACCTTGAAGAAAGGGAGATTACAAAATGAGGAAAAGTGTATTAGTGATGGGGCTTGTGGCTTTATTTTCAATAAGCGGATGCACTGAGCCTCAAACTCAATCAGGAAATCCGAACACCCCAGAGTACATAAATGAATGGAAGCCTTCTGAAACGACGACTGTAGTGGCCGGAGGTAAGGAATATAAGCTTCGGGGGGAAGAGATTAATAAAGAATTTAAGCTTGCTCTGTTGGATAAAGATTTCAAGCTGAAGACAGAGAATTCAACTACTTGGTTTATTTGGGAAGACGATAAAGTCAAAAGAGAAAAACTTCTAGGAAGCAAAGTTGAAATCTATGGGATAAGTCAAACAACAGAAGAGAAAGAGCTGCTTGCTGCAACTGAGGTGACAGAGCTGGATGGAAATTTACCAATACAATTGATTGATGAACACCTGGCTGTGCAATTTAATGCTCCGATCGAGCTGCCAGAGGAAGGTAAGTGGAAGCTGCAAGTTTTCATTGAAGATCAGTTATACGGTGTTGTTAAAGTGAGCACGCCGATAAAGATTTGAGCAGGGGGCTGTAAAGCAAGTGAAGAACAGAATGATTAGACGTCTTATTTTAGCTGTAATAGCCGTGCTCCTATTCTTTCTAATTGTCGGGATTCTTTCTTTCTATTCTGTATAAGGTGGAGAGGGTATCTTTTCTTTGGTGATGGTTAGTTGGTTTTACATTGGAGTGGAAAAAATGAATTATTCATATGAGGATTTTGTTAGCGACCTTCATATCGGACGGGAGATTGAATTTAAATATCGAGGAAAGATTTATGCAACGTTAAATGTTAAAGAAGGCTTTGGTATAGGCGAGCATCATAAGGTGTTTGACTATTTTCAAACAGTAGACGAAATGTTAAATAAAAGAAAAATAAATGGGCAAAAACTGATAGATATTTGGAGCGAGGTTGAGGTTATTGCTATTTTTTAGAGGGCATTTAAGGAGGCAGAAGGCGCTTTTTATGAAGAAAAGCGTCTTTTTATAATAGCTCGGAGGTTGGGAAATGGTTAGAAAATGGATTCAAATTGTATTTTGGACCTTTGTGTTAGGGCTTTTTGCTTGTACAGTTATTTTGTTTTATACAGACTATTACAAAGTAGCTGCTGTAACAGGCGGGATATTTCTTTTTATCATGTACAACGTCGCAGAATATCACTCTCATAAAAATGAAACGTATTTGCATATGAAGAATAGAGGAAAGAAGTGAGGAATGAATTCGTGAAAGCAGTTAGAGTGGCTGAAGTATGTGAAGGGAAATGTTGAGGCTTTATCAGCATGAAGTAGAAGATTCTTTAGATTTATATCTTAGTGTGATTCGTTGAAGAGGAGGGTTTTGGGGGAGTTCAAGAGGCGAATATAATTAGAAATGTGTGCTATAATAAAAAATATTCAATACCTCGAAATGGCGGTGATTATTATGTTATCGCAACAAGAAATTCTTAAAGAACTTTCGAAAAACTTGAATGTGTGGAAAGGTAAGTACGGAGTAAAGCGGATTGCATTATTTGGGTCGTATATTCGTGAAGAACAAAAGGAATCCAGTGATATCGATCTATTAGTCGAATTTGAAGATGATGCTATGACATTTGATAACTATATGGATTTAAAGATTGATATTGAAGATATTTTCCGAAAAGAAGTGGATTTGGTTATTTTTGATGATATTAAGCCAGCTCTTAAGCCAAGTATTATTAGGAGTGCCAAGTATGCAGAAGGAGCCTAAAGTCTTTTTGTATGATATTTGTATTCCCTCGTCCTATCAAGTCGTCAATTTGGCGGCTTTTTTGTATGGATAGAAAAAGGCAACATGATTACAACGCTTAACAACGCTTAACGGGGTTTGGCGTCTGGGCTTCGTTTTCTGTTATTCTTATGAGTAAGGAAAGAGATACAGAAAGGAGAACATGCGATGAGCTACAATCTTCAAGCAGATAACATTCAAACTGCCACATTCGGTATGGGCTGATTTTGGGGTCCTGATGCTCGGTTCGGGCATTTACCTGGTGTTGTGAGGACGCGGGTTGGCTATGCTGGTGGCACTACACGGAATCCAACGTACCGTCAGATGGGCGATCATTCGGAGACGCTGCAAGTTGATTTTGTCCCTGAAATTATTTCGTATGAGGACATTCTAAATGAATTTTGGGGGAAATCATCAAGCCATGAAGGATCGGCATTATAAAGGGCGCCAGTATTTATCGATTCTTCTTTATCATGACGAGGAACAAAGAGAAACAGGAGAAAGAGTAAAACGAGAGTGGGAACAGCACCTCGGTGGCGTCATTCAAACGGAAATCCAAGCTTATTCTACATTTTACTTAGCGGAAGACTATCATCAAAAGTATTTCTTAAAACGGTTTGCAAACGCAACAGCAGTCATTCAACGCCTTTTCCCAAACCATGAATCATTTGTTGATTCTACGATTGCTGCACGATTAAATGGCTTTGTAAAAGGGTTTGGAAAGATGAATGATTTGAAGCAGGAGATCGAGAATTGGGGTCTGCGTGAGGAAGAGAAGCAAGAATTATTGAATCACTTAGTTCGTGTGAAATGGTAAACGTAAGAGAAGACTCCTCCTACCTGTCGGGGGAGTCTTCTCGTCTGAAAAGAGTCTCTTAATCTCCAGCAAATTGCTTCTTCAAAAACTCTCCTAGCTCTTTGGCGGATTGATGTCCTTCTGGCATGACTTGGCCGAAGAAGGTGAAGATGTGAAACATATCCTCCCATACTTTTACTTCAGCTTCTACGCCTGCTTGTTTTGCTTTTTCCACAAATTGAAGGGAGTCATCAAGTAAGATTTCATCCTTTCCGACGTGAATGAGCATTGGAGGCAGGCCTGTCAAATCTCCGTAAAGAGGGGATAGTAAGTAATGCCCGCGGTCATGCGCTCCTGCATAGTCGTGTGCAAAGCCTTCGACACTTTCATCTGTCAGCCAAGGGTCAGCCTGTGCTCTTGTTTGATAGGATTCTCCGCTCTTCTTCAAGTCTGTCCATGGCGACATGAGAACAGCTGCTTTCGGCAATGGCAGCTGATCATCTTTTAACGCGAGCATCGTCACTAATACGAGGTTTCCGCCTGCTGAATCACCGGCAAATGTTAGGTGTTCAGGCTTCATCCCCGTCGCTAATAATTCCTTGTATACACTTAGGGCGTCCTCGACTGGAGCGGGATAAGGGTGCTCAGGAGCAAGGCGGTATCCAACGACTAGTGCTTTGCTTTTGGAAGTTCGCGCGAGGTCAGCTGCGAGATGGCGGTGAGACGCAATGCTTCCTCGACTATAGCCTCCGCCATGGAAATAGATGATCGTCTGATTGTCGTTATGTTCCGCAGGTATGACCCATTCACACGGCACACCAGAGATGCTTGTTGTTTCGATTCGAACGTCATTTCCGATTGAAAAAAACTGTTGAGCCATTTCGTCCATTCCTTGACGTTTCTCTGCTAATGTTTTAGAAGCACTTGCTTCCTCTTGTTCTTTTATCATTTTACGCAATGATTGGCTTTCTGGACTTCCCACATTCCATTCCTCCTATTTTTTATGTGTGTATATGTAATCATTACTTATTTTCCTTCTTTTTGTTAATTGTAAACGAATGGAGTGATTAGATTTTGATGATGTGGTAAAGGTGCAACAGGTCTTTCTTTGATAAAATTCTCGGCACAGGGTAGAGCGGGTTTGCTTCGTTTAGGGCCCGTTCGACCATGACTAGGATATCGGTTTCAACAATTCCGTCTGCCTTATTGGGAATATCCATTTGTGCGTTAAGCTGTTTGATTGCTTGAATGAATGCCTCTGCCTTTTGTTTATCGCTATCTTGAGATGTTCCGATTCCAACTAAATCAGCCAGCTCAGCTAGTGTCTTGTGAACTGATTTTCCATAGTACTCCAGCACATAAGGCAGAATAATCGCATTTGCTAGTCCATGAGGGGTAGCATAGAATCCACCGAGAGTATGAGCAATCGCATGCACATAGCCGACATAAGCCCGGGTAAATGCCATTCCTGCCAAATAGGAAGCCTTCTGCATATTGCGCCGCGCTTCAATATTTTGCCCGTTCGCATAGGCTTCATAAAGATTTTCAAAGATTAACGTGACTGCTTCCCGGCTGTGCTGTTTTGTTTCTGCTGTGTTACTTTTGCCGATATAAGCCTCAATGGCATGTGTTAACGCATCCATTCCAGTTGTTGAGGTTATATGTGGTGGGAGGTTGATTGTAAGCAATGGGTCAAGTACCGCCACATGTGGAATGAGCACCGGGTCATTGAGCGCATATTTTTCATGCGTTTTCGTGTTGGAGATAACCGCAGCCAGAGTAGCTTCGCTTCCTGTGCCTGCTGTTGTTGGGATTGCAAAAAGTGGGGGGAGCCTTTTTCTAATTTTCAGCTGACCTTTCATTTGCTGAATGCTCTTATCAGGTCTTGCTACACGGGCGCTGACGCCTTTTGCACAATCCATTGGAGAACCGCCGCCAAAAGCAATGATTCCTTGGCAATGATTTGAGTGGTACATTTTCAAAGCTTCCTCAATGTTCTCAATTGTTGGGTTCGCCACCGTTCTGTCATATACGAAATATTCTACGCCCTCAGCCTCTAGTCCTTTCTGCAAGTCGTTCATTAGCCCAAGTGAGACAATTCCGTTATCTGTTACAATCAACACTGTATCCAGGCCTTTTGTTTTGATAAGGGAAGGGAGTTTGCCTAAGCTGTTTTCTCCTTCTAATAATTGTGGTTGGCGCCATGGCAAAAAGCGAGCAATGAATCGAAAAGTTAGCTGGTACAGTCTGCAATATAATTTGTACATTTCTAGACTCCTCATGTTTGTTTAATAGGAAACTTTCAAACTCACAATACTAAAAAATGGTGTATATTCCTTTTATAACTTATTAATATAATGAACTTCAACTATAATGAACTTTAAAGTACTTCAATAAGCAAATGAAACCCCTGTATAAGCCATACAGGGGTTTCGGTTTCTGAAGGTTATTGATTAGCATGGAAAGCAGCAAGCGCCTACGATGATCAATAAGATAAATAGAACAACGATTAACACAAAAGTATCACAGTTAGGTGCTGGAGCAGCATAGCCATAAGAAGGAGATACATAAGAAGGCATCATTGGAGCGTAGGCACCTGCTACAGGTGCAGCGTTGACGTTTGCTCCCATTGTTAGTGGTGCATTTACATTTGCGTGCATGTTTAACACTTCCTTTTTTTGTTGGAATGGTTTACTGCTATATCATACTCGCCTAGTGGTGGATATGAGCCCGTCAACATGAAAAATGGGCAGGTGTCATCTGATGAACCGCATTGTATTTAGGTAATAGTAGTATTGTCCACATGAGATCGAGCTCATGTTATGGTGGATAACGAGATAAGGAGCTTTAACAGCTGTCTGAGCTCTTTGCGATACTGCCAATTGAGCTAACTGCTTAAATGAAAGGCTTGTGACTAAGCTTGTCAAATAAGCAGATTGATTGCTCTGTTCTTTTCTTTTTTTATTTAGACTTTGGATCATTTCCTTCGATGTTTTTATACCAAATCCATGACCGAAGAAACGGTCCTCGTTGAGAACAACAGCATTTTCACCGCGATACCATGAGGTTCTTGGATTGAAGTCTGGATTATTAAAATAAACGACATCCCCCGGTAAGTAATGATTCGCATAGGAGGTTTGGACGCCAAGATCAGGGTCAGTGTACCAGCTGTATAAGTAAATGTTTCGAAAGTTGGCATTAAATGGACGCTTGCCGATACTATTTAGCACGGCATGGTAGAAGATGATGACACAAGCTGTGGAACAATCAAACGCATATTGTGAACTGTTCTCGAAAATATCGAGAATGGCATCGGCTGGCTGAACGTCATTCCTTAACAGAAATCCGCCTGCTTTCGTTAAATACCAGTATTCAGCATTGCAGCGCGCATATTCAAACGTTGTAAATGCTGCTTGTCCTTCGTTCATGGCGTTTGCACTTTTGATGATATTTCTTCGAACGTTAACTTCAAACAACAATTCATTCGTGGAAGAGTAG is from Bacillus tianshenii and encodes:
- a CDS encoding ECF transporter S component, with the translated sequence MAFISDEQTLLISFGLVLTAMVPFFYRFERKQLTARELVLIALLAAIAAVSRVPFAALPNVQPTSFVIMMTGLVFGAETGFIVGATAALVSNVFLGQGPWTPWQMFGWGLMGLMTGLLKHSWLLKGQYGRMVYGFCWGFLFDWIMNMWFILGVMKDFTWAVVLSAFVTSFYFDLAHALSNVFFIAVFAVGWVKVLQRFKVKYGLLN
- a CDS encoding nucleotidyltransferase family protein, which encodes MLSQQEILKELSKNLNVWKGKYGVKRIALFGSYIREEQKESSDIDLLVEFEDDAMTFDNYMDLKIDIEDIFRKEVDLVIFDDIKPALKPSIIRSAKYAEGA
- a CDS encoding peptide-methionine (S)-S-oxide reductase, whose product is MRTRVGYAGGTTRNPTYRQMGDHSETLQVDFVPEIISYEDILNEFWGKSSSHEGSAL
- a CDS encoding peptide-methionine (S)-S-oxide reductase translates to MNFGGNHQAMKDRHYKGRQYLSILLYHDEEQRETGERVKREWEQHLGGVIQTEIQAYSTFYLAEDYHQKYFLKRFANATAVIQRLFPNHESFVDSTIAARLNGFVKGFGKMNDLKQEIENWGLREEEKQELLNHLVRVKW
- a CDS encoding alpha/beta hydrolase, with the translated sequence MGSPESQSLRKMIKEQEEASASKTLAEKRQGMDEMAQQFFSIGNDVRIETTSISGVPCEWVIPAEHNDNQTIIYFHGGGYSRGSIASHRHLAADLARTSKSKALVVGYRLAPEHPYPAPVEDALSVYKELLATGMKPEHLTFAGDSAGGNLVLVTMLALKDDQLPLPKAAVLMSPWTDLKKSGESYQTRAQADPWLTDESVEGFAHDYAGAHDRGHYLLSPLYGDLTGLPPMLIHVGKDEILLDDSLQFVEKAKQAGVEAEVKVWEDMFHIFTFFGQVMPEGHQSAKELGEFLKKQFAGD
- a CDS encoding iron-containing alcohol dehydrogenase, giving the protein MYKLYCRLYQLTFRFIARFLPWRQPQLLEGENSLGKLPSLIKTKGLDTVLIVTDNGIVSLGLMNDLQKGLEAEGVEYFVYDRTVANPTIENIEEALKMYHSNHCQGIIAFGGGSPMDCAKGVSARVARPDKSIQQMKGQLKIRKRLPPLFAIPTTAGTGSEATLAAVISNTKTHEKYALNDPVLIPHVAVLDPLLTINLPPHITSTTGMDALTHAIEAYIGKSNTAETKQHSREAVTLIFENLYEAYANGQNIEARRNMQKASYLAGMAFTRAYVGYVHAIAHTLGGFYATPHGLANAIILPYVLEYYGKSVHKTLAELADLVGIGTSQDSDKQKAEAFIQAIKQLNAQMDIPNKADGIVETDILVMVERALNEANPLYPVPRILSKKDLLHLYHIIKI
- a CDS encoding YjcZ family sporulation protein, producing MHANVNAPLTMGANVNAAPVAGAYAPMMPSYVSPSYGYAAPAPNCDTFVLIVVLFILLIIVGACCFPC
- a CDS encoding protein-glutamine gamma-glutamyltransferase → MIYINGRLFQLNSLSNIGKVEEMILQQLHEAPVSYSYSSTNELLFEVNVRRNIIKSANAMNEGQAAFTTFEYARCNAEYWYLTKAGGFLLRNDVQPADAILDIFENSSQYAFDCSTACVIIFYHAVLNSIGKRPFNANFRNIYLYSWYTDPDLGVQTSYANHYLPGDVVYFNNPDFNPRTSWYRGENAVVLNEDRFFGHGFGIKTSKEMIQSLNKKRKEQSNQSAYLTSLVTSLSFKQLAQLAVSQRAQTAVKAPYLVIHHNMSSISCGQYYYYLNTMRFIR